In Brucella melitensis bv. 1 str. 16M, a genomic segment contains:
- a CDS encoding AbrB/MazE/SpoVT family DNA-binding domain-containing protein, producing the protein MNITLRKIGDSYGVIIPKEVLERLNLQTGDTLTLTTDENGLRLARSTEDAEVLEKKMQIARERMKKYETAYRVLAQ; encoded by the coding sequence ATGAACATAACCCTGCGCAAGATCGGTGATTCCTATGGGGTAATCATCCCGAAGGAAGTGCTGGAACGGCTGAACCTGCAGACCGGCGACACTCTCACACTTACAACCGATGAAAACGGTTTGCGGTTGGCCCGCAGCACTGAGGATGCCGAAGTTCTTGAAAAGAAGATGCAAATCGCGCGTGAGCGGATGAAGAAATACGAGACCGCTTATCGCGTACTCGCTCAATGA
- a CDS encoding type II toxin-antitoxin system death-on-curing family toxin, producing the protein MIDFHSRVFIEALHQEQLRLHGGATGIRDSSLLDSALARAQHKEAYGNPDIFDLAAAYLFGILKNHPFIDGNKRTGLAAADLFLYFNGYSLEAEQEDVIQLVLMVTTSEIDETGAAAFFRDHAVVINED; encoded by the coding sequence ATGATCGACTTTCATTCGCGGGTTTTCATAGAAGCTCTGCATCAGGAACAACTGCGCTTGCACGGTGGCGCGACAGGCATTCGTGATTCCAGTTTGCTGGACTCCGCACTGGCGCGCGCCCAGCATAAGGAAGCCTATGGCAATCCCGATATTTTCGATCTCGCGGCGGCTTATCTATTCGGAATCCTGAAAAACCATCCTTTCATAGATGGTAATAAGAGGACTGGACTGGCTGCCGCCGACTTGTTTCTTTATTTCAATGGCTACAGTCTTGAAGCTGAGCAGGAAGATGTGATCCAGCTCGTCCTGATGGTTACAACCAGCGAAATAGATGAAACCGGCGCTGCGGCATTCTTCCGCGATCATGCCGTTGTTATAAACGAAGACTAA
- a CDS encoding GreA/GreB family elongation factor, producing the protein MSRAFTKEQDDAPTDLGERPISPHRNLVTPAGLKQIDDELARLQHDLAEANIAGERSAVARISRDLRYWMARRETAELSVPAPDSDVVRFGMTVELENLDDGSTRRWTIVGEDEADPSRGKISHVAPVSILLFGKPVGDVVKINGTEWEIVSLKVN; encoded by the coding sequence ATGAGCAGAGCTTTTACCAAAGAACAGGACGACGCACCGACCGATCTGGGCGAGCGTCCCATCAGTCCGCATCGCAACCTTGTCACGCCTGCCGGGCTGAAGCAGATCGATGATGAACTTGCACGCCTTCAGCACGATCTGGCAGAGGCCAATATAGCGGGCGAACGCTCTGCGGTTGCGCGCATTTCACGAGATCTTCGCTACTGGATGGCGCGGCGTGAAACGGCGGAACTTTCCGTGCCAGCCCCGGACAGCGATGTCGTGCGCTTCGGCATGACAGTGGAACTGGAAAATCTCGATGACGGCAGCACCCGCCGCTGGACCATCGTGGGCGAAGACGAAGCCGACCCGTCCAGGGGCAAGATTTCCCACGTAGCGCCGGTTTCCATCCTGCTGTTCGGCAAGCCGGTTGGCGATGTGGTGAAAATCAACGGCACGGAATGGGAAATCGTGTCGCTGAAGGTAAATTAG